Genomic segment of Lentisphaera araneosa HTCC2155:
AAAAGCCAAAGGAAAAAAGTGGATCCCCACTCCCATTGAAGGAAAACCAAATGCCTTAATCATTGGTGATTCTATTTCCATTGGTTACACCCTACAAGTTCGTGAATTACTCGAAAGTAAAGTCAATGTTTATCACCCAATATTAGCAGGTACTGACCAACCCTGGAATTGCGGCCATACAAGTAGTATAAATGGAGGCCTTGAGCGTATGCTCAAAGGACCAAAGTGGGATGTGATTCATTTCAATACTGGACTCCATGATCTCAAACGAATCAACCGTAAAAAGGGTGCCCGTTCAGATGATCCCAGTGGTCATTTCACTTGAAAAATATCGTGAGGGTCTCGAGAAGATTGTCATACGTTTAAAAGCTACTGGCGCCAAAGTCATTTTCGCCACAACAACTCCCTATCCCGATGGAGTTTATCCCTGCCGCATCCCCGAAGACGCCGTAAAATATAATCAGGTAGCCATCGAAGTTATGAAAAAGCACGACGTGGCTATCAACGACCTCTACACTGCTTGCCTCCCGAACTTAAAAGAATGGCAACAAAATAAAAATGTGCACTTCAATGAAGTTGGAAAACAAAAATTAGCCGAGCTCGTAGCGGAAAGTATAAAAACAGAAATAATGCACTAGAGCCCTTTTTCACTGAAGACTCATCAAATAAATTTTAATCATAAATGTAGATCAGTAATACCAAATCAAGTCTTTTTAAGGCTGTATTTGATAAGACCCGCACATATTGATCTACATTTATGATTTTTTGAATTGATTTCATTCCCTTCTGAAGCAACGATTCGCCAGAGTGTTGCAATGACTTAATAAGCGTATTGAGAATACACTACAGGATAGATCTGTATAGTATAATGAGCTTAGCAAGTTAAACTTAAAAAAACTCATTATGAACCACTATTTAGCAAATGACCCCAATCTCACACGGGGGAAAATTAAGAGAACAAAAAATCATTAGATTATTGAATACTTACTCTCAGTAAGGCTTTACGAAGAAGTTGTAAAGAAGAAGTTAAACCACTGTGGGAACGGGTCAGTTCCCCGTCCTCCCCTGCGACGTCGCTATGTCCGAGGAACTCCAAAAGTGAGTACTCATTTCTGTATTCTGTATGTAAATCAATATAGGAAGAATAGATCACCGATGGCTGACCAATACCTTTTGGACTTTTTGCCATAAAGTTTTGACTATCTTCCCTGTATAATTCATTTTCATCGTTTAATTGATTCAGTTCTAAGCAAACTCTAAAATTTGAAAGCCCTTCTTTTATTGTCGTGTCCAATGAAAAAGATCCATAAATAGAGGCAGACGAAAGTGCCATGACCTCATTGTCTTGCGACGCAATTTTTTGTTCTTTAATCATCTCACGCCATTTGTACCACCAAACGGGGAGTAAAAGCCGGCGCGACAAATTAAAGCCCTGAAAGTTAAACTTTTCCTGATACGCGAGTTGGGGGCTTAAATAAAGTGTTTCTATCAAACGCCCACGATCATCTTCCACCCAAATCGAAATAGCTAGGTCATCGTAATTTAAATCATCCCAAAATTCAATCTCCAAATACGCATCTACGTTTTCGTCTGATCGCTTGACTTTTATTCCCTCACTCAGGTTTTGATATGTTGTTTTGGGATGAGCTCGAAATATTTCTGTCTTGTGGCTTTCCTCATAAGAATAAGACATCATTTTTTGAATAAGGCCGAGATTCATCCAAGAGATAGATAAGAGGAGAGTGAAAAGTCCACAAGCCCATGCAATAGCTTTCAGCTTCTTGATTTTCCAATACGTCAAAAAACGCGATTTTTGCTGAATGACATGAACAATTGCAACAAGACCAAAAAGGACTCCAAAAACAATATGTAATCGCGCATTTAAAGACGAAAAGGGCTGAAAAAAAGCCACTCCCCCTGTAATTAAGATTAGGAGACTAGTCAAAGTCATAAAAATGATGACGAAGCTTTTCATCTTTTATTGATTCCCGTACAGCACCTTGCGGGCATGAGTGGCATATACACCCCTTAAATCATTGGCATAAATCTTGAGTATTTTTTCTCCTAGGCCCTCATAATCTCCAGTTTTGTACAAAGCCCTAGCCAAAATTAATTCACGTAGTGATCCACGACGCTCCATTACATCATTTTTATCAGAGGGGGTCTTGGCGATAGCATCCTCATAATTCATAACTTGATGACCCATAATTTTGTCCTTCTTCAAAAAATCATAGAGCACTTTTTTCACCTCTTCACCCCCAAGTTTTTCGAAGGCAATCGCACAGGAACGCACGTGTGAAAAAGCGGAAGAATTATCCAGTAAAAGAAATTTACTGATGATGAGTTTTGTGGCTTCCTGAGCATTACATTCTGCCAAGGCTATAATTTTAGAATCTAGGTCTGAATAACCTGAACCATGGTTGCCCATACCTTGCATTGACCAACCGTGCTCCCAAACTTGAGTTTTTATATTCTCTAATAAAATCCCTTTCCCTGAGTCATCCCCAAAATATGCTAGAATATGAGCAGCAGGTACAGCCAAATCTGGCTTATTGATTGCTTTCTGCAATTTATCTATCGCCAATTGACGATTTGCGGCGAGAATGAAACATACTGACTCATAAGATTTTGCGAGATCCGCAATCGCTTTATCAAGTTTAGCTTCATCAGTCATTTTTGTATCAGTTTCATATATCCCCTTTATATCAAGGATACCTTTTTTAATCAGTTTTCGTTGCAGGCTTTGGATATTTACATCACGTACATTGACACCATCTCGAAGTGCTATCACGGCAGCTAAACCAGCTGCATAGCCATTATTTTGAATATCTGGTTGCATCCGTATTATTGGAGATGAATCTCGGTCGGCACTGAAACCAATCCCTGCAACTAAAACGTTCTCTACACCTTTCGGTAAAAGCATACGATAAGGAATGTAAGTTCCATAAACCTTTTTCCTGTTGGGAAACCAAAATCTAAAGAGCAAATGATTGGAGTAACCATGTGAATCCCAGTTACTTTTAGAATAGCCTATTGCATCATAGTACATTTTACCGCAGGCAATATCCACTGGCGTAATTTCGTAATCACCAACAATATGACGTCTCTCACGGCTATCTATATGTTGAGCCACATCCCAGTAATCTTTAAACTTTAGACGAGATAAAACATAGGCACGACGACGGTCTAGCATGTCTAAATCATCGACAAAAGTCCAATCAGAGTTTTCATAATCTACACCCGGAGACAAAGGAGAGAGTCCCGTCCCTTGATAACCGAATTCATTCCCATTAATAAATTTGTAATCGGCTCCCGCTAAAATAGCTAAATCGGCATTGCCCGTTGCATCTATGAGATTTTTGCACAGCACCACACCACGTCCTTGAGGTGTCATGACAATGACACCTTTAACAAACTTTCCTTCGACAAGTACACCAGCTCCAATTGAGTGAGTCCATAAAGTCCCGCCTGCTTCTACAAATTCTTTAAACAGCCAATGTGATTTTTTCTGCACATCCCAACTGCGACTATCCCTATTAACTGCGTCATCGACTTCTTTAGTAAAACCAACTCGGTTACCATACCAATACTTACCTATGAGGCCCATAGTTCCCACCCCTCCGAGACTATGATTAGCCTCCACCATCAAGACTTTTGCCCCCTCACGAGCTGCTGCAATACCTGCAGGAGCACCTCCCGTACCACCGCCGACGACCACTGTATCAAATTCGCCTAATACGGCTAGAGTCCCCCCGTCTGTTTGTATAAACTCGGAAGTGCTTTTTAGATTGCCACGGGGTCCATTTAACAATTCTTTTATTTCGCCGAGTTTTTCACTTTCTTGACTTACATTAGCTAATTTCACAGCTTGTCGATCGGCTCTGTTTGCGAGACTTGCCAAAACTTCCTTACTTATAAATTCTGCTAATCTGACCTTCGTATGCGGACGCATTAAAGATTTTGCTAAAGCCTGATCAAGGTTAGCGGCTGGTCCTGCCACAAAGATATAAGGCTGTGATTTTGAGAAGAAGCTCTCTCGGTGGAATTTTTCAATACTGGAAACTTGTTCAGTCGTCAGCTTCTTTTGAGGTAAGCCAATCATTAACTCAGATGAGAATTCTTGATCTTCCTGATATGACTTTAAGCGAAGTTGGTGATCTAAATTTATGAGCTCGGCAAAACTTTCTTCCTTTAAAGTATAAGATGCGCCATACTCATAAACTGCCATAAAAGAAGTTTTTGCTTTCGTATTTTTTTTACTGCGGCTCAAGACTTTTATTTCCCAGTCTAGTTTTTTTGCTTCAGGCCTAGCTTTTCCACCCATAATAAGGCGTTTAAAATCAACACTCTGATTATTCAATGGACTAAAATTAAGTTTAGCTAATTTTGCGAACCACGCATAATGGCTTGCATCAACAATAACTTTTGCTTTTATAGCTTGTCGCCCAGAGCGATTACCAACAAGTGCACCTGCACTGTAACCTTTTTCATCTACTAATAAATCAGTTGCATAAGTCTCGTATAAAAAATCGACTTTGGCCGCAATTAATTTCTTATCAAAGACACTCTTGATATGGTTAGGACTCACAGTGAGTATTGAGTTTTGTCTGACTTTATCATTTTTTGAAATTTTAAATAAATCATTGATCAAAGCTTGATCAATAATTTCCTCAGGTTTTAAATAAATCTTCCCACTTCCAGTAAGGTCACTCCCCATGTAGGAACGGTTCTCTACAATAAATACAGACTTACCCTGTTCTGCTAATTCTAATGCGAGGGCTACACCACAAGTGCTACCCCCAATAATCAATACATCAACTTCTTTCAAAAGCGGGATTTTTCGCGGTGACTCAGTCAGAAAGTCAAGAGCACAAACTTGCAACGAAATAGTGAATAAGAGGACTAAAAATTTCTTCATCGGATATTTCCTATTTATTATAAATGAATTATGTCGGTTTGAGCTCATATATGAAAAAAGGTACAATTCTGCCAAGCATAATTTAAAAAAAATCATTTTTTTATCAAAATCTCCATCTTTTATCGGCAGATTTCACTAAAATCACATATATAAGTAAAAACATCTGTCCGAAGCAAAGCCCCAAATTTTTGGACATAATTGTTTTATAAGGCCAAAATAAAAACTTTATGACTTTTGAACAAATGCTCACTGAAGCTCAGCCCAGGCTCTATGCCTACTTACTCAAACGCATCAGAAAACCTGATGTCGTTAAAGATCTATTGCAGGAAGTTAATATCGTGATCTGGATGAAAAAAAACAATTTCATTGCTGGGAGCAATTTCAATTCGTGGACTTATACAATCGCTCACTATCAACTCCTCAAGTATCTTCAGAAAAATAAAAAATCACCTTTAGTGTTTGATAATGAGCTTATTCAATCATTTAATGATGAGAGCTACGCAGATAAGGATTTTATTATGGCACGAAAGGAAGCTTTAGATAAATGCATGAAACATTTGTCAGATGAGAGCCGTCTTATTATAAATGTACGCTACAGCAAAACTAAATCGGTCAATGAAATTGCTGCTGAGCAAAACAAGTCCCCCAATGCAATAAGCAAAGTCCTGCACCGCAGTCGCCTCTTCTTACTCAAATGCATTTCACAAAATATAGCTGAGGGTAAATCTATATGAATAATAAGAAAGAACTGGAAAAGCTCTTAGAAGCTTTAGTGGACAATCGCCTCGAAAAGGAAGATAATGAACGTTTAAATTTGCTTCTCAATGAGCCTAATCTTCTTAAAATCTATGAGGATTACATCGAGTTACACGCCGATTTAGAGCATAGATCTAAAAAGCCTATCGTACTTAAAAAACAAAAAAAATGGCAGAGAAAAACTTGGGCAGCATCTTTAGCAGCCATTTTAGTCATTGCCTTTATTCTGCAAAAACCAAAAATTCACGGTGAGATTATCAATAGTCGAGAAGCCGTGTGGCAGGATCAGACTTTTATTACTAAAAATAGCTATAAGCTAATTACAGGCATAGCTCAAATCAAGCTGGATAAAGTTATTCTTACCTTGGAAGCTCCACTGGAACTCGAACTTATAAGTTCAAAAAAAGTTCATTTGAAGTACGGTAATTTAGTGGCTCGGGTAAAAAAAGGTGGTGAAGGCTTTGAATTAAAAACCAATAAGGCCAAGATCATTGATTTAGGTACAGAGTTTTGTGTCAATGCTTCAAAAGATAAAACGGAAGTACACGTAAGCAAAGGCAAAGTTTTAAGCCAAGGTTCTGCCCAACAAGTAGAGCTCAATGAAAATCAGGGGATAGTCTATGAAAACAAGATAGAACGGAGAATTCATGCGCAACCTGAACTCTTTGTTCGTGCCCTGCCTGGATCGAGTACTGAGAACCCAAATTATATTCACTGGAGTTTCGACAAGCTTCAGAAACAAGAGGTTTTGAGTCGTTCTCAAGGCTTTGATCCCTACCCCGCTACTATTCACTCAAATCCACTATTCACACCAGGTGTATTCGGTAATGCAATAAACTTTGATGGGGATGATGATTTTTTGA
This window contains:
- a CDS encoding SGNH/GDSL hydrolase family protein, coding for MVISLEKYREGLEKIVIRLKATGAKVIFATTTPYPDGVYPCRIPEDAVKYNQVAIEVMKKHDVAINDLYTACLPNLKEWQQNKNVHFNEVGKQKLAELVAESIKTEIMH
- a CDS encoding FAD-dependent oxidoreductase is translated as MKKFLVLLFTISLQVCALDFLTESPRKIPLLKEVDVLIIGGSTCGVALALELAEQGKSVFIVENRSYMGSDLTGSGKIYLKPEEIIDQALINDLFKISKNDKVRQNSILTVSPNHIKSVFDKKLIAAKVDFLYETYATDLLVDEKGYSAGALVGNRSGRQAIKAKVIVDASHYAWFAKLAKLNFSPLNNQSVDFKRLIMGGKARPEAKKLDWEIKVLSRSKKNTKAKTSFMAVYEYGASYTLKEESFAELINLDHQLRLKSYQEDQEFSSELMIGLPQKKLTTEQVSSIEKFHRESFFSKSQPYIFVAGPAANLDQALAKSLMRPHTKVRLAEFISKEVLASLANRADRQAVKLANVSQESEKLGEIKELLNGPRGNLKSTSEFIQTDGGTLAVLGEFDTVVVGGGTGGAPAGIAAAREGAKVLMVEANHSLGGVGTMGLIGKYWYGNRVGFTKEVDDAVNRDSRSWDVQKKSHWLFKEFVEAGGTLWTHSIGAGVLVEGKFVKGVIVMTPQGRGVVLCKNLIDATGNADLAILAGADYKFINGNEFGYQGTGLSPLSPGVDYENSDWTFVDDLDMLDRRRAYVLSRLKFKDYWDVAQHIDSRERRHIVGDYEITPVDIACGKMYYDAIGYSKSNWDSHGYSNHLLFRFWFPNRKKVYGTYIPYRMLLPKGVENVLVAGIGFSADRDSSPIIRMQPDIQNNGYAAGLAAVIALRDGVNVRDVNIQSLQRKLIKKGILDIKGIYETDTKMTDEAKLDKAIADLAKSYESVCFILAANRQLAIDKLQKAINKPDLAVPAAHILAYFGDDSGKGILLENIKTQVWEHGWSMQGMGNHGSGYSDLDSKIIALAECNAQEATKLIISKFLLLDNSSAFSHVRSCAIAFEKLGGEEVKKVLYDFLKKDKIMGHQVMNYEDAIAKTPSDKNDVMERRGSLRELILARALYKTGDYEGLGEKILKIYANDLRGVYATHARKVLYGNQ
- a CDS encoding sigma-70 family RNA polymerase sigma factor, with product MTFEQMLTEAQPRLYAYLLKRIRKPDVVKDLLQEVNIVIWMKKNNFIAGSNFNSWTYTIAHYQLLKYLQKNKKSPLVFDNELIQSFNDESYADKDFIMARKEALDKCMKHLSDESRLIINVRYSKTKSVNEIAAEQNKSPNAISKVLHRSRLFLLKCISQNIAEGKSI
- a CDS encoding LamG-like jellyroll fold domain-containing protein; the encoded protein is MNNKKELEKLLEALVDNRLEKEDNERLNLLLNEPNLLKIYEDYIELHADLEHRSKKPIVLKKQKKWQRKTWAASLAAILVIAFILQKPKIHGEIINSREAVWQDQTFITKNSYKLITGIAQIKLDKVILTLEAPLELELISSKKVHLKYGNLVARVKKGGEGFELKTNKAKIIDLGTEFCVNASKDKTEVHVSKGKVLSQGSAQQVELNENQGIVYENKIERRIHAQPELFVRALPGSSTENPNYIHWSFDKLQKQEVLSRSQGFDPYPATIHSNPLFTPGVFGNAINFDGDDDFLSTSFPGIEGHSPRTISFWVKIPKNAPIKNAISMLAWGSYKYPGNTFQISWNWNKKEGNFGALRAGLWKGQIVAKNDLRDDQWHHVAIVVYGGSKADVSSHILLYLDGELQTTAQKSVLPIATDTQSDESIKLLMGRDAKNYLLNKDNPKTFLGSLDEVYLFDAALSSEQIRSLQSKNSLH